A genome region from Labilibaculum antarcticum includes the following:
- a CDS encoding carboxylesterase family protein, whose product MKAQQVEKQSKLGVHYWEYLPSEKQSEEKLPLLIFLHGMGERGNDLNLVKFHGPPSFLDNKKDFPFICISPQCPDSVYWNEDLLLPFYDEIIVNYPIDKDRIYITGLSMGGFGTWGSIVAKPDLFAAAVPICGGGDPSKLKSIKTIPIWVFHGAKDDVVPLIRSKEMVDGLKKLGSNVKFTIYPEATHNSWTETYNNPELYDWLLQQKKK is encoded by the coding sequence ATGAAGGCACAACAAGTTGAGAAACAATCAAAATTAGGAGTACACTATTGGGAATACTTACCCAGTGAAAAACAATCGGAAGAAAAGCTTCCTTTGCTGATTTTCCTGCACGGAATGGGTGAACGAGGCAATGACCTAAACCTGGTGAAGTTTCATGGACCTCCTTCTTTTTTGGATAACAAAAAAGATTTCCCATTTATTTGTATTTCTCCACAATGCCCTGACTCTGTTTATTGGAACGAAGACTTGCTTCTTCCCTTTTACGATGAAATAATTGTGAACTATCCGATTGACAAGGATAGGATCTACATAACCGGATTGAGTATGGGAGGCTTTGGAACCTGGGGTTCAATTGTTGCCAAACCAGATCTTTTTGCTGCGGCAGTTCCTATTTGTGGCGGTGGTGATCCAAGTAAACTAAAATCCATTAAAACAATCCCAATCTGGGTTTTTCATGGAGCAAAAGATGATGTTGTTCCTCTTATTCGTTCAAAAGAAATGGTTGATGGATTAAAAAAATTGGGAAGCAATGTGAAATTCACGATTTATCCTGAGGCCACTCACAATTCATGGACTGAAACCTATAATAATCCTGAATTATACGATTGGCTTTTGCAACAAAAAAAGAAGTGA
- a CDS encoding PepSY-associated TM helix domain-containing protein produces the protein MDDINSALGSFFMCGFVVVWGTICVILYAVMDRFKTIKFLKKYHKWPSLALTIFILLFSISGIVMNHRGVFSSVDVDRQYLGSEYQYSNWNKAAVKSGVTIQGDTALIYGNIGIWKTTDNFKTFEDFNSGFKSGVDNRKIEKIIKTDSGEMYAGTLLGLFHQNTATESWEALSLPVAEERIVDLVEIKDELFVLTRSNLLKKTNEGFQIVELLPSETFDNKISLFKTLWEVHSGEAFGLFGQLFVDFIGFVFIFLCVSGFIYFIYPDWIKKLKKKGKDVKRKINFLKFNLKWHNHFGNWLIVFLVLTTLTGMFLRPPLLIAIVSNRVPKIPFTHLDNPNPWYDQLRRIMYDEELDRILLATNESVYYSDDVFISAPKAFIVQPPISVMGVNVFEKANSGSYLVGSFSGLFYWIPEKGMVFNYITKKPHVPVKTMGPPISAHPIAGYLKDVKGKEILFDYNLGAGNLSDTSGFTQMPENILHSPMSLWNLCLEIHTGRIYQYVFGKFYILFIPLAGLSILWILITGYILYHKQRKGKK, from the coding sequence GTGGATGATATAAACTCTGCATTAGGCAGTTTTTTTATGTGTGGTTTTGTTGTCGTTTGGGGAACAATTTGTGTAATATTATATGCAGTTATGGATCGATTTAAAACAATAAAATTCTTAAAAAAATATCATAAGTGGCCTTCGCTGGCTCTAACTATCTTCATATTGTTATTTTCAATATCGGGAATAGTAATGAATCACCGAGGCGTATTTTCGTCTGTTGATGTAGATCGGCAATATTTGGGAAGTGAGTATCAGTACTCTAATTGGAATAAGGCTGCAGTTAAGTCGGGTGTTACAATTCAAGGAGATACAGCATTGATTTACGGTAATATCGGAATCTGGAAAACTACAGATAATTTTAAAACCTTTGAGGATTTTAATTCTGGTTTTAAATCTGGTGTTGACAATCGGAAAATTGAAAAAATCATTAAGACTGACTCTGGTGAAATGTACGCAGGAACTTTATTGGGGCTCTTTCATCAAAATACAGCTACTGAAAGTTGGGAAGCATTAAGCTTACCGGTAGCCGAAGAGAGGATTGTTGATTTGGTTGAAATAAAAGACGAATTATTTGTGCTTACCCGATCGAATTTGTTGAAAAAAACAAATGAAGGTTTTCAAATAGTTGAACTTCTTCCTTCCGAAACGTTTGATAATAAGATTAGTTTGTTTAAAACTCTGTGGGAAGTTCATAGTGGAGAGGCTTTTGGATTGTTTGGGCAGTTGTTCGTTGATTTTATAGGATTTGTGTTCATATTTCTCTGTGTAAGTGGCTTCATTTATTTTATTTATCCTGATTGGATTAAAAAACTGAAAAAGAAAGGGAAGGATGTTAAGAGGAAGATTAATTTCTTAAAATTCAATTTGAAATGGCACAATCATTTCGGGAATTGGTTAATTGTATTCCTTGTCCTAACGACATTGACTGGAATGTTCTTGCGTCCGCCTTTATTAATTGCAATAGTCTCCAATCGGGTTCCTAAAATTCCATTTACACATTTGGATAACCCAAATCCATGGTACGATCAACTGCGCAGAATAATGTACGATGAAGAATTAGACCGAATTCTACTGGCAACCAATGAGAGTGTGTATTATTCTGATGATGTTTTTATTTCTGCTCCTAAGGCCTTTATCGTGCAGCCTCCAATTTCAGTAATGGGAGTGAATGTTTTCGAGAAAGCAAATAGCGGGAGTTATTTGGTAGGTTCGTTTAGTGGACTTTTTTATTGGATCCCAGAAAAAGGAATGGTTTTCAATTACATTACTAAGAAACCTCATGTTCCGGTAAAAACCATGGGACCTCCGATTTCGGCTCACCCAATTGCAGGGTATTTAAAAGATGTAAAAGGAAAAGAAATTTTGTTTGATTATAATTTGGGTGCCGGAAATTTAAGTGATACTTCGGGTTTTACTCAGATGCCTGAAAATATTCTGCATTCGCCCATGTCACTATGGAATTTGTGTTTGGAAATTCATACTGGAAGAATCTATCAATATGTTTTTGGTAAATTCTATATCCTTTTTATTCCATTAGCAGGATTAAGTATTTTATGGATCTTGATTACCGGATATATATTGTATCATAAGCAGAGAAAAGGAAAGAAATAA
- a CDS encoding transglutaminase domain-containing protein, translating to MNNTFKYRFIIVTFLSLLHFVSFSQNQIDDIVSKYPSKSDSYEELADKISADFTTDEDRARAAFAWIAMNVEYKTKGIDKIQKIRFSYTSEEDLQAQKYQFRKELALKTIKSRKALCEGYATLYQEICALLNIECVLIPGTAKRFISEISKSNLPSNHAWNAVKINGKWKLVDVTWAAGSVDYAKMEFHKEYTPAYFDTDPEEFAMKHYPDNQEWLLLKRPFTREEFTLQPAVFNQFLGKGYKIISPKNGSLSVRKGNKIDFSIENIPSGIQIAYHFKSDKFGQLVKPIRKNKQINFSVPTKSKGNNELIIYFNNEPVLGYKITVK from the coding sequence ATGAACAATACTTTTAAATATCGGTTTATAATAGTGACATTCCTTTCTCTTCTTCATTTTGTAAGTTTCTCACAAAACCAGATAGATGATATTGTCAGTAAATACCCAAGCAAATCCGACTCCTATGAGGAATTAGCGGATAAAATATCAGCTGATTTTACCACAGATGAAGATAGAGCCAGAGCGGCCTTTGCATGGATAGCCATGAATGTTGAATACAAAACAAAAGGAATAGACAAGATTCAGAAAATTCGCTTTTCGTATACTTCGGAAGAAGATTTGCAGGCACAAAAATATCAGTTTAGAAAGGAGCTTGCGCTAAAAACAATTAAAAGTAGAAAGGCTTTGTGTGAAGGCTACGCAACCCTTTATCAGGAGATTTGTGCTTTGCTAAATATTGAATGTGTACTAATTCCCGGAACGGCAAAACGATTTATTTCCGAGATTAGCAAGTCTAATTTGCCTTCGAACCATGCATGGAATGCAGTGAAAATTAATGGCAAATGGAAACTGGTAGATGTAACATGGGCCGCAGGTTCTGTCGACTACGCGAAAATGGAATTCCATAAAGAATATACTCCTGCTTATTTCGATACCGATCCGGAAGAATTTGCGATGAAGCATTATCCGGACAATCAGGAATGGTTGCTTTTAAAAAGGCCCTTTACCAGAGAAGAATTTACTCTTCAGCCTGCCGTTTTCAATCAATTCCTTGGCAAAGGATACAAAATAATTAGTCCGAAAAATGGTTCTCTTTCTGTAAGAAAAGGAAATAAGATTGACTTTTCGATTGAAAATATTCCAAGTGGCATTCAGATTGCTTATCACTTTAAAAGTGATAAATTTGGACAACTTGTAAAGCCAATTAGAAAAAACAAGCAAATTAACTTCTCGGTACCAACTAAGTCGAAAGGCAATAATGAGTTGATCATTTACTTCAACAACGAGCCAGTTCTGGGTTATAAAATTACCGTAAAGTAG
- a CDS encoding nucleoid-associated protein, translating to MFNFEDINLDRIVVHNVGNKHHDEDLKLSKSEIQLDDDDVKEVLLKYFLTAFNREEFYNFQHETDLNMNEVFCYASEYFEENVSFYDQSTNIAVHLYEKSNHPNIKGGEFYLVGFSNCVVDGEVCDALGIFKSENKDTFLKVYQKQENIELGCENGINIKKLDKGCLIFNSEKDKGFKVCIVDKTNSNKEALYWKEDFLNLKLREDNFYHTQNYLDMCKGFIGDVYNDENEVAKADQIDLMNKSINFFKDKKQFNEELFKTEVIEQPEVATAFDEYKTYYQNEQGTEVTPEFTINNDAVKGEQKHFKHILKLDKNFHVYIHGQRKFIEKGYDAARDLSYYKLFFRDEN from the coding sequence ATGTTCAATTTCGAAGATATAAATCTGGACCGTATTGTGGTTCACAATGTAGGAAATAAACATCACGATGAAGATTTGAAACTTTCTAAATCAGAAATCCAATTGGATGATGATGACGTGAAGGAGGTCCTGTTAAAGTACTTTCTAACAGCCTTTAATAGGGAGGAATTCTATAATTTTCAGCATGAGACAGATTTGAACATGAATGAGGTTTTCTGCTATGCCTCTGAGTATTTTGAGGAGAATGTTTCCTTTTACGATCAGTCAACCAATATCGCTGTTCATTTGTACGAAAAATCCAACCATCCGAACATTAAAGGCGGGGAATTTTATTTAGTAGGCTTCTCCAATTGTGTTGTTGATGGCGAAGTGTGTGATGCATTGGGTATTTTTAAATCAGAAAATAAAGATACCTTTTTAAAGGTATACCAGAAGCAGGAAAATATTGAATTGGGTTGCGAGAATGGGATCAATATCAAGAAATTGGATAAAGGATGCCTGATTTTTAACTCTGAAAAGGATAAGGGCTTTAAAGTTTGTATTGTAGATAAAACCAATTCAAACAAAGAGGCATTGTACTGGAAAGAAGACTTTTTGAATTTGAAACTTCGCGAAGATAATTTTTATCATACCCAAAACTACTTGGATATGTGTAAGGGTTTTATTGGCGATGTGTATAACGACGAGAATGAGGTGGCCAAGGCCGACCAGATCGATTTAATGAACAAATCAATCAATTTCTTTAAGGATAAAAAACAATTCAACGAGGAATTATTTAAAACAGAAGTGATTGAACAGCCTGAGGTTGCTACTGCCTTTGATGAATACAAAACCTATTATCAGAACGAACAGGGAACTGAAGTGACTCCTGAATTTACAATCAATAATGATGCTGTAAAGGGAGAGCAAAAACACTTTAAGCACATTCTGAAACTGGATAAAAACTTTCATGTTTACATTCACGGACAAAGAAAATTCATCGAAAAAGGATACGACGCTGCTCGTGATTTAAGCTACTACAAACTGTTTTTCAGAGACGAGAATTAA
- the hcp gene encoding hydroxylamine reductase — protein sequence MAMFCYQCQEAAKGTGCTVKGVCGKTDEVANIQDLLMYVMKGISVFSTKAREAGVENDKVNNFIMTGLFMTITNANFDKVKFVAAIREGLKLREEIKTQAEAAGVTFENLHHSATWFADKENDFDAKARVIGVLSTENEDVRSLRELTIYGLKGFAAYVEHAFNLGLEKAEMYAFMQKALEATTDDTLSVDQLVALVMECGANGVTAMAVLDEANTTAYGNPEITEVNIGVSDKPGILISGHDLKDMEQLLKQTEGTGVDVYTHSEMLPANYYPAFKKYKHFIGNYGNAWWKQNEEFETFNGPILFTTNCIVPPKATSTYQDKVYTTGASGFPGFKHITADENGIKDFSEIVAVAKKCAAPIEIEKGTIVGGFAHNQVMQLADKVVDAVKSGAIRKFFVMAGCDGRMKGRDYYTEFAAALPKDTVILTAGCAKYRYNKLELGDIGGIPRVLDAGQCNDSYSLAVIALKLKEVFELNDINDLPIAYNIAWYEQKAVIVLLALLSLGVKNIHLGPTLPAFLSPNVAKVLIDTFGIAGIGTVDEDMKMFLN from the coding sequence ATGGCTATGTTTTGTTATCAGTGCCAAGAGGCAGCAAAAGGAACTGGATGCACAGTTAAAGGTGTTTGCGGAAAAACCGATGAGGTTGCAAATATTCAAGATTTACTAATGTACGTGATGAAAGGTATTTCAGTTTTCAGTACTAAAGCTCGTGAAGCTGGTGTTGAGAATGATAAGGTAAATAACTTTATCATGACTGGATTGTTCATGACTATTACTAACGCCAACTTTGACAAAGTGAAATTTGTTGCAGCTATTCGCGAAGGTCTTAAATTACGCGAAGAAATTAAAACTCAGGCTGAAGCGGCAGGTGTTACTTTTGAAAACCTTCATCATTCTGCAACATGGTTTGCTGATAAAGAGAATGATTTTGATGCAAAAGCCCGTGTGATTGGTGTTTTATCTACAGAAAACGAAGATGTTCGCTCTCTAAGAGAATTGACAATTTATGGGTTGAAAGGATTTGCCGCTTACGTTGAGCACGCTTTCAATTTAGGTCTTGAGAAAGCTGAAATGTATGCATTTATGCAGAAAGCTTTAGAAGCAACTACTGATGATACATTATCTGTTGACCAATTGGTTGCTTTAGTTATGGAATGTGGTGCTAATGGTGTTACTGCTATGGCTGTTCTTGATGAGGCAAATACAACTGCTTACGGTAATCCTGAAATTACTGAAGTAAATATCGGAGTAAGCGATAAGCCAGGCATCTTGATTTCGGGTCATGACTTGAAAGATATGGAGCAATTGTTGAAGCAAACTGAAGGAACTGGTGTTGATGTTTACACTCACTCTGAAATGTTGCCAGCTAACTACTATCCAGCATTTAAAAAATACAAGCACTTTATAGGTAACTACGGAAATGCATGGTGGAAGCAAAACGAAGAGTTTGAAACTTTCAACGGACCTATCTTGTTTACAACCAACTGTATTGTTCCTCCTAAAGCAACATCTACATACCAAGATAAAGTATATACTACAGGAGCTTCTGGTTTTCCAGGATTCAAGCACATTACTGCTGATGAAAATGGAATTAAAGATTTCTCTGAGATTGTTGCTGTAGCGAAGAAGTGTGCTGCACCAATTGAGATTGAAAAAGGAACTATTGTAGGTGGTTTTGCACACAATCAAGTTATGCAATTGGCTGACAAAGTTGTTGATGCTGTAAAATCAGGAGCTATTCGTAAGTTCTTTGTAATGGCAGGTTGCGACGGTCGTATGAAAGGTCGTGATTATTATACTGAATTTGCAGCAGCTTTACCAAAAGATACTGTAATCTTAACTGCAGGTTGTGCTAAGTACCGTTACAACAAATTAGAGTTAGGTGATATCGGAGGAATTCCAAGAGTATTGGATGCAGGTCAGTGTAACGATTCATATTCATTGGCTGTTATCGCATTGAAATTGAAGGAAGTATTTGAACTAAACGATATCAATGATCTACCAATTGCATACAATATTGCATGGTACGAGCAAAAAGCAGTTATCGTATTGTTAGCTCTTCTTTCATTAGGGGTTAAGAACATTCACTTAGGACCAACATTGCCAGCTTTCCTTTCTCCAAATGTAGCTAAAGTGTTAATTGATACTTTCGGAATTGCTGGAATTGGTACTGTTGACGAAGACATGAAAATGTTTTTAAACTAA